The following proteins are encoded in a genomic region of Acidobacteriota bacterium:
- a CDS encoding carbonic anhydrase, whose translation MEIFNQVIEANRKFVEEFTHHDLEAPPSRKLAIVTCMDARLSMERMLGLQPGEAHILRNAGGVITEDILRSLIVSNHLLGTRHVMIINHTECGMMQYTDDDLRAKLLKLTGMEVVAPAQFHTFKNLEDNVRLQIMRLKSHPWIPKDLLVKGYIYDVRTGLLSAVPDEAEEPKTSTSETKPGTSMAALSSALLSFLQLPFAEEMLALAGMLA comes from the coding sequence ATGGAAATTTTCAATCAAGTCATCGAAGCCAATCGCAAATTTGTCGAAGAATTTACCCATCACGATCTTGAAGCCCCACCATCCAGAAAGCTGGCCATCGTGACCTGTATGGATGCCCGGCTTTCAATGGAACGCATGCTGGGCCTTCAACCGGGCGAAGCGCATATTCTTCGCAACGCTGGCGGCGTCATCACCGAAGATATATTGCGGTCATTGATTGTTTCAAACCATCTGCTCGGCACCCGGCACGTCATGATCATCAACCACACTGAATGCGGGATGATGCAATACACCGACGATGATCTGCGGGCAAAATTACTGAAACTGACCGGCATGGAAGTGGTGGCACCAGCTCAGTTTCACACCTTTAAAAACCTGGAAGACAATGTGCGACTCCAAATCATGAGATTGAAATCGCACCCGTGGATTCCCAAAGATTTGCTGGTCAAGGGGTATATTTATGATGTGAGAACAGGTTTGCTTTCCGCGGTTCCCGACGAAGCTGAAGAACCGAAAACCTCAACTTCCGAAACCAAACCCGGCACATCCATGGCTGCGTTATCCAGCGCGCTCCTGTCATTCCTTCAACTTCCCTTTGCGGAGGAAATGCTGGCTCTGGCCGGAATGCTGGCTTAA
- the tmpT gene encoding thiopurine S-methyltransferase, which produces METTYWHQKWGKNDIAFHTGTANPLLVQYFNELSLVKGSRVFLPLCGKTLDISWLLSQGYQVVGAELSKLAIEQLFTELGVEPELSRIGEMDHYRAQNIDIFGGDIFELSSTILGPVDAMYDRAALVALPEEVRRRYAAHIMEITDKAPQLLICYEYDQSVMPGPPFSISDEEVHQLYQDNYEITFLAQTDVPGGLKGICTAQEKIWLLLTQSQEA; this is translated from the coding sequence ATGGAGACAACCTACTGGCATCAAAAGTGGGGAAAAAATGATATTGCATTCCACACAGGTACCGCCAACCCGCTGCTGGTACAATATTTTAATGAACTCTCTTTGGTGAAAGGCAGTCGTGTCTTTCTCCCGTTGTGCGGTAAGACGCTCGATATTTCCTGGCTTCTGTCTCAGGGGTATCAGGTAGTTGGTGCCGAATTGAGCAAACTGGCCATTGAACAATTATTTACCGAGCTTGGAGTCGAACCTGAACTATCGAGAATTGGCGAAATGGACCACTATCGTGCACAAAATATTGATATCTTCGGCGGTGATATTTTTGAGTTGTCCAGCACGATACTTGGCCCGGTGGACGCGATGTATGATCGGGCAGCGTTGGTGGCGCTTCCTGAAGAAGTTCGAAGGCGCTACGCGGCACATATTATGGAGATCACGGATAAAGCGCCGCAATTGCTGATTTGCTATGAGTATGACCAAAGCGTGATGCCAGGTCCTCCGTTTTCAATCAGTGATGAGGAAGTACATCAACTCTATCAAGACAACTATGAAATAACTTTCCTTGCTCAAACAGATGTTCCTGGTGGCCTGAAAGGTATCTGCACGGCACAAGAGAAGATATGGCTGCTTTTGACACAGAGCCAGGAGGCATAA
- the pabB gene encoding aminodeoxychorismate synthase component I, with amino-acid sequence MTPQLVLHDAATREWLRFRQPAQILTTSLVDEVLPLMQFIDQLVNEHGYYAAGFLSYEAAPAFDPALPTYPPGSFPLLWFGIFENVERLTLPEPTTSVGIECQWVPSISRVNYERAFQQVKQYLGQGETYQVNFTFRLKSHFQGNPWDWFLTLAQAQQADYGAFVDLGSLVLCSASPELFFQLDGRQLISRPMKGTAARACTSVDDQAQADWLFHSEKNRAENIMIVDMIRNDLGRVAQVGSVTVPKLFEIERYPTVWQMTSTVAATTDEPVWKILKALFPCASITGAPKARSMKIIAELESDPRHIYTGSIGYLAPGRKAQFNVAIRTVWLDRATGQAEFGVGGGIVWDSEHKDEYLECQTKARVLTSRWDDFQLFESLLWTPEDGYFLVSNHLSRLRDSAAYFGFSWDESRLVAELERIAHRLPQVAHKVKVFVSRHGQISHEWMALPVCAASGTVKARVALSPVRSTDRFLYHKTTRRAVYAQALASFPDCDDVVLWNERGEITESTRANVVIRMNGRLVTPPVSSGLLAGTFRNWLIENGELTEQIISREDFERAEARFLINSVRKWQAVELFDGSFQEDTVVPYRLSR; translated from the coding sequence ATGACGCCTCAACTTGTCCTTCATGATGCAGCCACCAGGGAGTGGCTTCGATTTCGGCAGCCAGCCCAGATTCTGACGACTTCGTTGGTGGACGAAGTTTTGCCCCTGATGCAGTTCATTGACCAGTTGGTGAATGAGCACGGGTATTATGCCGCCGGATTTTTGAGCTATGAAGCCGCCCCAGCCTTTGACCCGGCGTTACCGACGTACCCTCCCGGATCTTTTCCGCTCCTCTGGTTTGGGATTTTTGAAAACGTTGAGCGCCTGACGCTGCCTGAACCGACAACTTCGGTTGGGATTGAATGTCAGTGGGTACCTTCGATCAGCCGGGTGAACTATGAACGGGCTTTCCAGCAAGTCAAACAATATCTTGGTCAAGGCGAGACCTATCAGGTCAATTTCACGTTTCGACTCAAGTCGCACTTTCAGGGGAATCCGTGGGACTGGTTTTTGACGCTGGCCCAGGCTCAACAGGCTGATTATGGAGCATTTGTTGATCTTGGTTCACTCGTTTTGTGTTCGGCGTCGCCGGAATTATTTTTTCAGCTTGATGGTCGGCAATTGATTTCGCGTCCGATGAAAGGAACGGCGGCCCGGGCCTGCACTTCCGTGGATGATCAGGCGCAGGCGGACTGGCTGTTCCATTCCGAAAAAAACCGGGCCGAAAACATTATGATTGTGGATATGATCCGCAATGACCTTGGGCGCGTCGCGCAGGTTGGAAGCGTCACTGTTCCAAAACTGTTTGAAATCGAGCGATACCCGACGGTCTGGCAAATGACCTCGACGGTGGCGGCCACAACGGACGAACCAGTGTGGAAAATTCTGAAAGCACTCTTTCCATGTGCTTCGATTACTGGTGCTCCAAAGGCGCGCTCAATGAAGATTATTGCCGAACTGGAGTCCGACCCCCGACATATCTACACCGGGAGCATCGGCTATCTCGCTCCGGGACGGAAAGCACAGTTCAATGTGGCGATTCGAACCGTCTGGCTTGACCGGGCGACGGGGCAGGCCGAATTTGGGGTGGGCGGTGGAATTGTCTGGGATTCCGAACACAAAGACGAATATCTGGAATGCCAGACCAAGGCCAGGGTCCTGACCAGTCGCTGGGATGATTTCCAGTTGTTTGAATCACTGCTCTGGACGCCGGAAGATGGGTACTTTCTGGTGTCAAATCACTTGAGCCGGTTGCGTGACTCAGCCGCCTATTTTGGGTTTTCGTGGGATGAATCCAGGCTGGTTGCTGAACTGGAGCGGATTGCTCACCGGCTTCCCCAGGTGGCTCATAAAGTGAAAGTTTTTGTTTCGCGTCATGGGCAAATCAGCCACGAATGGATGGCCTTGCCGGTTTGTGCGGCTTCAGGAACGGTCAAGGCGCGGGTTGCCTTGTCACCAGTTCGCTCGACCGACCGCTTTCTGTATCACAAAACCACCCGGCGCGCGGTCTACGCCCAGGCACTGGCGTCGTTTCCTGATTGTGATGACGTTGTGTTGTGGAATGAGCGTGGGGAAATAACTGAAAGTACAAGGGCAAATGTGGTTATCCGGATGAATGGCAGGCTGGTCACGCCACCGGTTTCCTCCGGGTTGCTGGCGGGAACTTTCCGGAACTGGTTAATCGAAAACGGCGAACTCACCGAACAGATTATTTCCCGTGAGGATTTCGAGCGGGCTGAAGCGCGATTTCTGATCAATTCCGTTCGCAAATGGCAAGCAGTTGAGTTGTTCGATGGGAGTTTTCAGGAAGATACGGTTGTCCCATACCGCCTTTCTCGTTAG
- a CDS encoding DoxX family protein, with protein sequence MLSLLRATSAGEDPGIRLLRYTLAVLMIIHGLTRIAVGGVTPFGGYLSSVGFPLGVALAWSITLFEIVGTLTLTAGYFLIPISITFCFQLMMGIILVHWKEGWFVVGAGRNGMEYSVLLIFGFLAVACSAWAREKNRG encoded by the coding sequence ATGCTGTCTTTATTGCGTGCAACCAGTGCAGGCGAAGATCCTGGGATTCGTCTGCTTCGATACACACTTGCTGTTTTAATGATTATTCACGGCCTCACCCGGATCGCCGTGGGAGGCGTTACTCCGTTTGGAGGCTATCTTTCCAGCGTCGGGTTTCCGCTGGGGGTGGCGCTCGCCTGGTCAATTACCCTTTTTGAAATTGTTGGGACACTCACACTTACGGCGGGATATTTTCTGATTCCGATTTCAATCACGTTTTGTTTCCAGTTGATGATGGGCATCATCCTCGTCCACTGGAAGGAAGGCTGGTTTGTGGTTGGTGCCGGACGCAACGGAATGGAATACAGCGTGTTGCTGATTTTCGGGTTTCTGGCGGTTGCTTGCTCAGCCTGGGCTCGCGAGAAAAATCGAGGGTGA